The Hordeum vulgare subsp. vulgare chromosome 7H, MorexV3_pseudomolecules_assembly, whole genome shotgun sequence DNA window GAAGTGGAAGGAAGGGGGGCACTCACTCTTGAGGTCCTCGACCTCCTCAGCGGTGAGCTTCGCAGAGAAGCCGCTGGCGGCGTGCTTGTAGTGGCAGAGCACCGcgtccctggccttctcctcgctGCCAAAATTCACCCCCCAGATCAGCAAACTGTACAACCAGAAAAAGCCCCCAAAGACCTAGATGCTACGGGGCAGGTGTAGGCAGGCCCGGGCCAATCGGCGGTGGATCCAGCTGGATTCGGACGGCGCGGTACCTGCCAAGGACGTGGGAGAGGGTGCGGATGTGGAACTCCTCGGGGTCGGCGTCCTCGGGGCGGTAAACGTAGACGATGTGCACGGCCGCCTCCTGCGCCGCGGCCGCCTGCTCCGGCTCGGCCGCCATGGCGATctgggctgctgctgctgttgctgcgaggaagaggagggcgagCAGAGGGTTACAGAGGCCGACTTGTTGCCCTCGAGGTTGAGGAAGAATTGGTTGCCCTCGAGGCCATCTAGAAGACACAGCGACCCTTAAGGGCTCGGGAGTCACCGGAGATGGACTAGGTGTGGATCTGCTGCACGCCAGCGATGGTGTCTACGCGGTGAGCGGGTGGTGGTGCGCGGGCGCGGGTGGCGAGATCGGCTTGCTGTAGGTGGCGGTGGCGAGCTCTGGAACTCTGGATCCACGGGATcgggggagggggggaggggagaggggaccGATGGGAGGAGTGGAGTTAGATTTTGGGCTGCGGGTGGgtcgatggatggatggatggttggatatgtgccatgtcatcaatccatggcacaaacatctccaccaatgAAAATTAAGCTTACCTAAATGTTGGAACAACGACAGCGCGTACACCACTGCCTTCATTCGCCGTTGCGGAGGCAGCCGCGGATCCTAGCGGGGGAGGAGGTTGCTTCGAACCTGGCGAGCGGGGGGAGAAGGAGGACGGGGAGGCAGGTCGATCAAGTGGTGGGGAGGGGAGAGGCTGGGAGCGACGCCCACCATGACCGATGACAACACGACGAGGTATGAGGGAGCGACGCGGGGCGGTCGGTGGCGGCGCCGATGTGGGGGAAGGGATTGGATCGGGGAGCTGGAGaggaaggagctcgggaggaagggaggaagaagaagagaggaagaagggagGCGGGGGGTGGATGAAAAATGCGAGGAGGACAAAACTAGGGTTTCATCTACGGAGTAGAGGGCTGCAGTTGGATCCAGGATCATCCAATGGTCCTTAATGCATGATCCGCGTGACATCCTCATGGGCCAATCAGAATGGAGTAAAACATGGTTTTCGAGTGACAAATATGGTTTTCTGAGACGCGGagggaaggggaggaggagggcgcggtccgTACTTGGAGGGCGGTGGAGTCGTGGGCGAGCTTGTAGTCCTTGTAGtccgccacgtcatcgatccatgCCATAACCAATTCCACCAATTAGAATAAAGCATATGTAGTTGTATTTTTCTTATTGTTTTGCTTCTACTTTTTCACATGATAACATCTAAATATGATCTTTTGGAGTAGACAAGCTTGCATCTTGCAATTATAAACAATGTTGCTAAAgggacttttcattttctttgcacaaaaaatccattttaatttttcaagtggccaaagtgagtttttttgtgaaggacctaccaaatatttgtcgcaaaattggatcaaatcatttttctaaatttTAAGTCTTATTAAATGTACAATTTAACAAATGGTTTGGTGCCAAAATCTTTTGATCCACCTCTCCTGAAAAAGACAATTTTTTTGATTCACGtggaagcaggtcaaatttgaactacaactctttgatagattgctctttaattttcccaaaaatcattttcaggtacataattatctatttaatcatagaaacaccaaaatatttgcaAGAATCAAGCCCTAGCTACGAACGGTCATACCCACCGTTTGAACCACATTTTGAAACACAcatgaaaaattctaaaaaaaatcaaaaaattgaaaAACGTTCTCATGAATGGGCTATCGTgtctgaagattcatggctttcaagccaaatgatcaatgttatggccacattcatggcatagtttgttcaaatggtctaatattatgcacaagggtgtgtattggaatggcaaacaatgttcctTAAGGAAGttatcattttccttgtatgaaaaattcattttccatttttcaagtgcccaaaatgagtttttttgtgaaggacctaccgtaTATTTGTaggaaaattgtaccaaatcatttttctaacatactaggacatatttaatgtacaattgatcaaatggttgggtgttaatggattttatcgacctctcgtgaaaaagacaaatttatgtcgattcagctggaagcgggttaaatttgaactgcagctgcattatagtttgctctttattttttccaaaaatcatttataggtatataagtatctatttaattagaaatacatggtgtggtgccttgacgtcgaggtttggatgatggtcgagggccccaactccaaagcgtgtgaacttgcatgccagccgcatggtcaccgcctggcCGTTgtgttgccacgcgttctaggtggaataggcatgtctggtgggttggacaatccctcagtaggtgttagcaagaagaatacaatagaagaatctcacgaggagactgaactaagctcaaacatgaattagcagccaagtgtttgattagcggtgcgggtaattcacatagacaatgggactAAATTCTGGCTGagtatgatcatctactaaggagactctcttggcaaatttgtagctcaaatggatgaatctaggtggcacttgctttgcaaactaacacattgtgcagaaatatgaaTGTTGAAGATGGGATCAAATAAATGaaaggattgagctgaaatttggtgtatgatgttaatttgggcgtatgaaggcactgtataaaaattataacATTTGGACATgcaaaagtgacacttcctttaccatgtgccaatctggacaaaaaatggtaattgaaactgggttcacatagatgattggattgagctgaaatttggaggaggatgataatttgggcacattaaggtactgtaaaaatttcataaaatttggataaagaaaaattatacttccttcacaatgctctctactgaacagaatattgggaaaaatattgagggaaactcgctgaattaaatgagttaaaatttggtggagtgaggttatatggtcagtgtcatcccgtggtaatttttcatcaactataaagaaatataaagtctagttgcttcacaaaatgaaaatattaccagaaacaaagattggatgatgagctcacgtggattgttagatgtggctaaaattttatggagagcaatgttttgggcacatagatgatgtggaaaaaaatcaactcatcaggatattcttatctagtacttccttcacaaagctgttagctgaacacaaactttggaaatttgctgagaaagatttactaggcaaatcgttacgaaagttttcatgaggcaaggatttggattggaaagagtgcccaaacaatatgagggtaatcaaagaaatagaaataacacttcctacacaaagtgctattctgaacagaacaggaaaatgaatatttttgaattatttttgaactatggaagggagggttttcacacatttgagaaatatatagtccaaagtatttatgagaatttttcgagaattttcggaatgatagaataggaggttgcttcacaaactaggatcaggtgggatagaatggacccacgagtgacatgtcaacatagttagaacatgttacgacatttttacaatcgtcgtaaaagttatgacgatctcatcttatgcggttacgacgttttgactcacatcgtcgtaatttatatgtagatttgatcccctcaaacggtttaagatgatctcggatgaaatcgtcatagatttatgacgaattcgtcaatgacattttaaaaaacatcacatatgagtatatttcttgtagtgagaagagaggagaagaacagagagcgagagcgagagagaagtagaaatagagaaatggcgactctgcttcggttcgtgcttttcatcgcctgaaacgacgcgggatgcaagccgttcgggcctttagtcccgggttgagccaccaactgggactaaagaggtataccaacggttgccaccactatggCAGGCCacatgttaggcctttagtcctgggttgagccaccaaccgggactaaagggggatacgaacggttgccaccaccactgcccaccgcgtagccctttagtcccggtttgggacacgaaccgggactaaaggctccttacgggccgggactaaagcctcgagggaggcattgagaattggggcgacgtggccaggcctttagtcccggcccagaggcaggccgggactaaagggtcccggccaaaggcccgttttccactagtgatatctattcgacgctactacatatagtACACGTTCATGCATACATACAATTATATCTTGCAATCCCTAACctatttaatatatata harbors:
- the LOC123413573 gene encoding subtilisin-like protease SBT3.17 — its product is MAAEPEQAAAAQEAAVHIVYVYRPEDADPEEFHIRTLSHVLGSEEKARDAVLCHYKHAASGFSAKLTAEEVEDLKSECPPSFHFMEF